In Micromonospora sp. WMMD980, the following are encoded in one genomic region:
- a CDS encoding inositol-3-phosphate synthase, producing the protein MRTGVWLVGARGSVATTSVVGALALRAGLTPSTGCVTELPELRGPALPGLGDLVFGGHDVAATPLTKRAEALAAAGVLPGRLVDAVAPELAGVEAALRPAPTEGTPADRIAAVVDDLTAFRRRHDLDRVVVVNVAATEPAAEPHPAHHDLAALRAALTGPADVLPASSRYAYAAFTAGCPYVDFTPSTGARLPALAALADARGLPYAGHDGKTGETLLKSVLAPMFAMRHLAVRSWSGTNLLGGGDGATLAEPAANAAKVGSKQRVLAETLGYLPQGSTRIDYVEELGDFKTAWDLVTFAGFLGTGMRMEFTWHGCDSALAAPLVLDLARLTAAAHAAGRRGPLAELAFFFKDPLGATGHGLGEQWAVLRDFAAGLHAGVDR; encoded by the coding sequence ATGCGTACGGGTGTCTGGCTGGTGGGGGCGCGCGGCTCGGTCGCCACCACCAGCGTGGTCGGGGCGCTGGCCCTGCGGGCCGGGCTCACCCCGTCGACCGGGTGCGTGACCGAGCTGCCCGAGCTGCGCGGTCCGGCGCTGCCCGGCCTCGGCGACCTCGTCTTCGGCGGTCACGACGTGGCCGCCACCCCGCTGACCAAACGCGCCGAGGCGCTCGCCGCCGCCGGGGTGCTGCCCGGCCGGCTGGTCGACGCCGTCGCGCCGGAGCTGGCCGGTGTCGAGGCGGCGCTACGGCCCGCGCCGACCGAGGGCACTCCGGCGGACCGGATCGCCGCCGTGGTCGACGACCTGACCGCGTTCCGCCGACGGCACGACCTGGACCGGGTGGTGGTGGTCAACGTCGCCGCCACCGAGCCGGCGGCCGAACCGCACCCGGCCCACCACGACCTGGCCGCGCTGCGGGCCGCGCTGACCGGCCCCGCCGACGTGCTGCCGGCCAGCTCCCGGTACGCGTACGCGGCGTTCACCGCCGGCTGCCCGTACGTCGACTTCACCCCGTCCACCGGCGCCCGACTGCCGGCGCTGGCCGCGCTGGCCGACGCGCGCGGGCTGCCGTACGCCGGGCACGACGGCAAGACCGGCGAGACGCTGCTCAAGTCGGTGCTCGCGCCGATGTTCGCGATGCGGCACCTGGCGGTGCGTTCCTGGTCCGGCACGAACCTGCTCGGCGGCGGCGACGGCGCGACGCTCGCCGAGCCGGCCGCCAACGCCGCCAAGGTGGGCAGCAAGCAACGGGTGCTCGCCGAGACGCTCGGCTACCTGCCGCAGGGCAGTACCCGGATCGACTACGTCGAGGAGCTGGGCGACTTCAAGACCGCCTGGGACCTGGTCACCTTCGCCGGTTTCCTGGGCACCGGGATGCGGATGGAGTTCACCTGGCACGGCTGCGACTCGGCGTTGGCCGCCCCGCTGGTGCTCGACCTGGCCCGGCTCACCGCCGCCGCGCACGCCGCCGGCCGTCGGGGGCCCCTGGCCGAGCTGGCGTTCTTCTTCAAGGATCCGCTCGGTGCCACCGGCCACGGGCTCGGTGAGCAGTGGGCGGTGCTGCGCGACTTCGCCGCCGGCCTGCACGCCGGGGTGGACCGGTGA